Proteins from a genomic interval of Nasonia vitripennis strain AsymCx chromosome 3, Nvit_psr_1.1, whole genome shotgun sequence:
- the LOC100678101 gene encoding uncharacterized protein LOC100678101 isoform X1 — protein MAIEYIHTYCQQLQSVNLVETLMFAMSRGTMTEIALKLILICTLSLKISSTLDLKDTISNTDSFFNNMMKKYEMTELNKVQISINKEIDQYLKLTTQQLFQVTRYKKQLQISNIQETDVRVFNGLEEVLSLNLSDVRDMNFFKKYIGYEQWFGVALTSSSIVVYKVFQDKLEKLEAFPIRDTFKLHIVNFHGTTLLFAQKSQSVTVHYFLLHDGKFSIKEIYQLDVKGLKDLSIWRKEDELFLAASTLAHIFIYTWQTDHFDLEQILPHNSKFSKAFHLTSDSDLLVASSDSPQKATKIFSYDSRIRQFVAVQTIHQSFDDVALLHLRHSKTSESFLALSGNESTIVYKRSADDVLEGFLPFQEIGSADRVIAIGNNNTLLLVLLKDDVVDVYQYDGWRFIRLDSQIVGVENVKVVAVEGEEGILVKRADGSSSLNRINWMKVNQPVNFNDAIHKWCLAAKEKAKHISKLPVSEAKAPIRMTKGQLQRVKVQHVNDMGIEKLRNLTERYDQLLLRLSVINESLSQTMSPEIRRFDTLRAQTIRANCTNRCSANRLVTELSCDIFSNLPRVDDKTQNLTLEHVKVDTLDGFPCPVAAIELKEVNVKGLLNGADFNEMQKNALRTSGDQVISAEHVFANLHVDSILAPNLEPASTHTSQNIRTTSIHAKELNLTDGGLLLPLDGEPVMMPGTLTASKVRFNGLIDQHGGIRGRSIKRVSPIADFPEFRELNGDYHLNNVQITGLLSASDVARTKGGTEKTLGEIVKRVVRLDEDVPVRLALRSNTTLWKNVTVQNLPNWLTRKNSEMVRVTGEKIAFQKVTLPDSLYENLPVPRIQTPMCSVGAVTSDIKTSTIRVGQATAKVVESQNVIGARDLDNAMRDAVTSLNELDLSRKNFTGTVTVKNLNISHFESSPFYSFQKSKFSWYQPNVIKGPVSANNLKVSSLTTKSGIRIPSPTEIRNMIVEGDLQVETINGIRLDELLQNIVKLTDKVSLKKVTFEGTLEVDQVEAKNVNFDLQSFENGASLGNKIISGDLEIEGDLWIPNLLSYPTLDEIESYVVEGSVKFKKEPDVVNFNGKNLHQLISEIWMNNRPTTLTGSFEFEKVTLSQSLDSYKSLQTPQFGSWESFESRMLSKTKLQEIKVPVYLRTATIPNIITTENSTLRSSDQYLNDLLYNTLKKSGNQTIKEKWHFGKLIVEDNLTLLGKINNLNLSSDVARHDVETNRVTGKKIIDELTVRNLKGMNFSEWAEDAFIPSNDEKLTVIKGRKTFNYLNARLVHVNGTVMGKKLEECLLKTGDQVITAPKVINGSLHAPSLIVNGLINDINLTDFTNNLLQKQKPVQRIKSKVVFSGNVQVMGDLDVKEMFQQVESSKTNLINETLVPAMEKLAYLKPFAIGVEQTMKRRAKYWDKFEYVNENVTSTNQISSLAPNVNTSFYRLGNCILMSLAEVSCNEQNKYYLKVISNSSGVLVNQLLSVDGVPLVVQVSSGPRSRITIYMYDYITNSFNIATSIRAPGITQASLSAVNGVVWIATRLKSQMLLARFETWNDLQKYHLPDSRIFALDIVPTTNEFILVREDGMWKLEGLAGPRHAFKASLKADRFETFARSRDFFIRLVCKNAGSKLLKARYVGV, from the exons ATGGCCATtgaatatatacacacatattgtcaacaacttcaGTCAGTCAATCTAGTTGAGACTTTAATGTTTGCCATGAGCAGAGGCACTATGACTGAAATAGcattgaaattaattttaatatgtaCTTTATCACTAAAGATTTCGTCCACACTAGATTTAAAGGATACTATTTCAAACACTGATAGTTTCTTTAATAATATGATGAAAAAATATG aaaTGACAGAATTAAACAAAGTACAAATatcaattaataaagaaattgaTCAATACTTGAAACTTACTACGCAACAGCTCTTCCAAGTTACTCGATATAAGAAACAACTTCAAATATCAAATATTCAAGAAACAG ACGTTCGAGTTTTCAATGGCCTAGAGGAGGTACTGAGTTTAAATTTGTCAGATGTAAGggatatgaattttttcaaaaagtacaTCGGATACGAGCAATGGTTCGGAGTTGCGTTGACTTCCTCCAGTATCGTTGTTTATAAAGTTTTC caAGACAAGTTAGAAAAGCTCGAGGCTTTTCCGATTCGAGACACCTTTAAACTGCACATCGTCAACTTTCACGGAACTACTTTACTATTCGCTCAGAAGTCGCAGAGCGTAACTGTGCATTATTTTCTTCTGCACGATGGAAAATTCTCTATCAAGGAGATCTACCAACTCGATGTTAAAGGTCTTAAAGATTTGTCGATTTGGCGTAAAGAAGATGAATTGTTCTTAG CTGCATCGACTCTCGCTCACATCTTCATTTACACTTGGCAGACCGATCACTTCGATCTCGAGCAAATCCTGCCGCACAACTCCAAGTTTTCGAAAGCTTTCCACCTCACTAGCGACAGTGACCTACTGGTTGCAAGCTCGGATTCTCCCCAAAAAGCCACAAAGATTTTCTCTTACGATTCTCGAATCCGTCAGTTCGTCGCTGTCCAGACGATCCATCAATCCTTCGACGACGTCGCGCTTTTGCACCTTCGACACTCGAAGACGAGCGAAAGCTTTTTGGCCCTGAGCGGAAACGAATCGACGATTGTATACAAGAGATCTGCGGATGATGTTCTGGAAGGTTTCTTGCCTTTTCAAGAGATCGGTTCGGCGGATCGGGTCATAGCGATtggaaataataatacattgcTGTTGGTGCTGCTGAAAGATGACGTTGTTGATGTTTATCAGTACGACGGCTGGAGGTTCATCAGATTGGATTCTCAGATTGTGGGGGTCGAGAATGTGAAGGTTGTGGCTGTTGAAGGAGAGGAGGGGATCCTTGTCAAGAGGGCTGATGGAAGCTCGAGTTTGAATCG GATAAATTGGATGAAAGTGAACCAGCCGGTAAATTTCAATGATGCGATCCACAAGTGGTGTTTGGCTGCTAAAGAGAAAGCAAAACACATTTCGAAACTTCCAGTTTCAGAGGCTAAAGCTCCTATTCGCATGACGAAGGGGCAATTGCAAAGGGTTAAAGTTCAACAC GTGAACGACATGGgcattgaaaaattacgaaactTAACGGAGCGATACGATCAGTTACTTTTGCGCCTATCGGTTATAAACGAATCCTTGAGTCAGACAATGTCGCCGGAGATTCGCCGCTTCGATACACTCAGAGCTCAAACAATTCGAGCTAATTGCACGAACCGGTGCAGTGCAAATCGCTTGGTGACCGAGCTGAGCTGTGACATCTTTTCGAATCTTCCCAGAGTAGACGATAAAACGCAGAACCTCACGCTGGAGCACGTAAAAGTCGATACACTGGATGGATTCCCCTGTCCAGTGGCTGCTATCGAATTGAAAGAGGTGAACGTCAAGGGACTACTGAATGGAGCGGATTTTAACGAGATGCAGAAAAATGCTCTGAGAACTTCTGGAGACCAAGTTATCAGTG CCGAACATGTATTCGCCAACCTCCACGTCGACTCGATCTTAGCACCGAACCTCGAACCGGCCTCGACTCACACTAGTCAGAATATTCGCACCACGTCCATTCACGCGAAGGAGCTCAATTTGACAGACGGTGGACTGCTTCTTCCTCTGGACGGCGAACCAGTTATGATGCCCGGAACTCTAACTGCCTCCAAAGTCAGATTCAACGGGCTTATCGATCAGCATGGAGGGATAAGAGGTCGCAGCATCAAACGCGTCTCACCGATAGCTGATTTCCCGGAATTCCGCGAACTCAACGGTGACTATCATTTGAATAACGTCCAGATCACTGGATTATTGTCAGCTAGTGATGTGGCTAGGACGAAAGGTGGCACGGAGAAGACGCTCGGAGAGATTGTTAAAAGGGTCGTGAGGCTCGACGAGGATGTGCCGGTGCGACTGGCGCTGAGAAGCAATACTACG cTGTGGAAGAACGTAACTGTGCAAAATTTGCCTAATTGGCTAACAAGGAAGAATTCCGAGATGGTCAGAGTCACTGGGGAGAAGATCGCTTTTCAGAAGGTGACGCTGCCGGATTCGTTATACGAAAATCTTCCCGTACCAAG GATACAAACGCCAATGTGCAGTGTAGGGGCGGTGACGTCGGACATAAAAACATCGACGATAAGAGTCGGACAGGCGACGGCAAAAGTAGTCGAGAGTCAAAATGTGATCGGCGCAAGGGACTTGGATAACGCGATGAGAGACGCGGTGACTTCTCTAAACGAACTAGATTTGTCTCGAAAGAACTTCACTGGAACTGTAACcgtgaaaaatttgaatatctCTCATTTCGAGAGCAGTCCTTTTTACA gttttcaaaaatcgaaattcAGTTGGTACCAACCGAATGTAATAAAGGGACCAGTTAGTGCAAATAATTTGAAAGTAAGTTCGCTTACTACCAAAAGTGGCATTAGGATTCCCTCTCCCACTGAAATTCGAAATATGATCGTTGAAGGAGATCTGCAAGTGGAAACTATCAATGGAATTAGGTTGGATGaacttttacaaaatatcGTTAAATTAACCGATAAAGTGTCTTTGAAGAAAGTTACGTTTG AAGGAACTCTTGAAGTGGACCAAGTCGAGGCTAAAAACGTAAATTTTGATTTGCAAAGTTTCGAAAATGGTGCATCCTTgggaaataaaattatttctggAGACTTGGAAATTGAAGGTGATCTCTGGATTCCAAACTTGCTGTCTTATCCTACATTAGATGAAATTGAATCATACGTTGTTGAAG GATCCGTCAAGTTCAAAAAGGAACCAGACGTTGTTAACTTTAATGGCAAAAATTTGCATCAACTCATATCGGAAATTTGGATGAACAATCGTCCAACGACTTTGACAGGAAGTTTCGAATTTGAAAAAGTCACTCTATCCCAGTCTCTTGATTCCTAT AAATCACTGCAGACACCGCAGTTCGGATCATGGGAATCCTTTGAAAGTCGTATGTTGAGCAAAACCAAACTGCAAGAAATTAAAGTTCCAGTTTATCTCAGAACTGCGACAATTCCTAACATAATAACGACAGAAAACTCTACTTTACGCTCATCAGATCAGTATCTTAACGATTTGCTCTACAATACTTTAAAAAAGAGTGGGAATCAAACTATAAAAGAGAAATGGCATTTTGGTAAACTAATCGTTGAAG ATAATCTCACGTTGCTTGgaaagataaataatttaaatttatcctCCGATGTTGCGAGGCACGACGTTGAAACCAATCGTGTTACcggtaaaaaaattattgacgaATTGACAGTGAGAAATTTAAAGGGCATGAATTTCAGTGAATGGGCAGAAGACGCTTTCATACCATCCAATGATGAGAAGCTTACAGTCATCAAAGGAAGAAAAACGTTTAATTATCTAAATGCCCGCCTAGTACA cGTCAATGGTACGGTAATGGGTAAGAAATTGGAAGAATGTCTATTGAAAACTGGCGATCAAGTTATCACAGCGCCAAAAGTCATAAACGGATCCTTACACGCCCCGTCGCTTATAGTCAACGGACTGATCAATGACATTAATTTAACAGATTTCACGaataatttattgcaaaaacaaaaaccagTGCAGCGAATAAAGTCAAAAGTAGTCTTTAGCGGTAACGTACAAGTAATGGGAGATCTCGATGTCAAGGAAATGTTTCAACAAGTCGAATCCTCGAAAACCAATTTGATAAATGAAACTCTCGTACCTGCAATGGAAAAACTTGCCTATCTCAAACCATTTGCCATCGGAGTTGAACAAACAATGAAGC ggCGAGCAAAGTATTGGGACAAATTCGAATATGTTAATGAGAATGTTACATCAACTAATCAAATTTCAAGTCTGGCGCCTAATGTTAATACAAGTTTCTATAGATTAGGCAATTGCATTTTGATGAGTCTTGCTGAAGTGTCGTGCAATGAACAGAATAAGTACTATTTGAAAGTCATCTCAAACTCATCAGGAGTTTTAGTAAACCAATTACTATCGGTTGACGGTGTTCCTCTGGTCGTTCAAGTCAGCTCTGGTCCACGAAGTAGAATAACAATTTATATGTACGACTACATAACAAATTCATTCAATATAGCGACGA GTATACGCGCTCCAGGAATAACGCAAGCTTCTCTGTCAGCTGTCAACGGCGTCGTGTGGATCGCGACACGGCTCAAATCGCAGATGCTGCTGGCTCGCTTCGAAACCTGGAACGACCTGCAAAAGTATCATCTTCCGGACTCTCGAATTTTTGCGCTAGATATTGTTCCCACGACCAACGAGTTCATACTCGTCCGAGAGGATGGCATGTGGAAACTTGAAGGACTAGCTGGGCCGAGACACGCGTTCAAGGCTAGTCTCAAGGCTGATAGGTTTGAAACTTTCGCTCGTAGTCGTGATTTCTTTATCAGACTAGTGTGTAAGAATGCCGGCAGTAAGCTACTGAAAGCTAGGTATGTgggtgtttaa
- the LOC100678101 gene encoding uncharacterized protein LOC100678101 isoform X2 → MAIEYIHTYCQQLQSVNLVETLMFAMSRGTMTEIALKLILICTLSLKISSTLDLKDTISNTDSFFNNMMKKYEMTELNKVQISINKEIDQYLKLTTQQLFQVTRYKKQLQISNIQETDVRVFNGLEEVLSLNLSDVRDMNFFKKYIGYEQWFGVALTSSSIVVYKVFQDKLEKLEAFPIRDTFKLHIVNFHGTTLLFAQKSQSVTVHYFLLHDGKFSIKEIYQLDVKGLKDLSIWRKEDELFLAASTLAHIFIYTWQTDHFDLEQILPHNSKFSKAFHLTSDSDLLVASSDSPQKATKIFSYDSRIRQFVAVQTIHQSFDDVALLHLRHSKTSESFLALSGNESTIVYKRSADDVLEGFLPFQEIGSADRVIAIGNNNTLLLVLLKDDVVDVYQYDGWRFIRLDSQIVGVENVKVVAVEGEEGILVKRADGSSSLNRINWMKVNQPVNFNDAIHKWCLAAKEKAKHISKLPVSEAKAPIRMTKGQLQRVKVQHVNDMGIEKLRNLTERYDQLLLRLSVINESLSQTMSPEIRRFDTLRAQTIRANCTNRCSANRLVTELSCDIFSNLPRVDDKTQNLTLEHVKVDTLDGFPCPVAAIELKEVNVKGLLNGADFNEMQKNALRTSGDQVISAEHVFANLHVDSILAPNLEPASTHTSQNIRTTSIHAKELNLTDGGLLLPLDGEPVMMPGTLTASKVRFNGLIDQHGGIRGRSIKRVSPIADFPEFRELNGDYHLNNVQITGLLSASDVARTKGGTEKTLGEIVKRVVRLDEDVPVRLALRSNTTLWKNVTVQNLPNWLTRKNSEMVRVTGEKIAFQKVTLPDSLYENLPVPRIQTPMCSVGAVTSDIKTSTIRVGQATAKVVESQNVIGARDLDNAMRDAVTSLNELDLSRKNFTGTVTVKNLNISHFESSPFYSFQKSKFSWYQPNVIKGPVSANNLKVSSLTTKSGIRIPSPTEIRNMIVEGDLQVETINGIRLDELLQNIVKLTDKVSLKKVTFEGTLEVDQVEAKNVNFDLQSFENGASLGNKIISGDLEIEGDLWIPNLLSYPTLDEIESYVVEGSVKFKKEPDVVNFNGKNLHQLISEIWMNNRPTTLTGSFEFEKVTLSQSLDSYKSLQTPQFGSWESFESRMLSKTKLQEIKVPVYLRTATIPNIITTENSTLRSSDQYLNDLLYNTLKKSGNQTIKEKWHFGKLIVEDNLTLLGKINNLNLSSDVARHDVETNRVTGKKIIDELTVRNLKGMNFSEWAEDAFIPSNDEKLTVIKGRKTFNYLNARLVHVNGTVMGKKLEECLLKTGDQVITAPKVINGSLHAPSLIVNGLINDINLTDFTNNLLQKQKPVQRIKSKVVFSGNVQVMGDLDVKEMFQQVESSKTNLINETLVPAMEKLAYLKPFAIGVEQTMKRRAKYWDKFEYVNENVTSTNQISSLAPNVNTSFYRLGNCILMSLAEVSCNEQNKYYLKVISNSSGVLVNQLLSVDGVPLVVQVSSGPRSRITIYMYDYITNSFNIATSKFKAVYALQE, encoded by the exons ATGGCCATtgaatatatacacacatattgtcaacaacttcaGTCAGTCAATCTAGTTGAGACTTTAATGTTTGCCATGAGCAGAGGCACTATGACTGAAATAGcattgaaattaattttaatatgtaCTTTATCACTAAAGATTTCGTCCACACTAGATTTAAAGGATACTATTTCAAACACTGATAGTTTCTTTAATAATATGATGAAAAAATATG aaaTGACAGAATTAAACAAAGTACAAATatcaattaataaagaaattgaTCAATACTTGAAACTTACTACGCAACAGCTCTTCCAAGTTACTCGATATAAGAAACAACTTCAAATATCAAATATTCAAGAAACAG ACGTTCGAGTTTTCAATGGCCTAGAGGAGGTACTGAGTTTAAATTTGTCAGATGTAAGggatatgaattttttcaaaaagtacaTCGGATACGAGCAATGGTTCGGAGTTGCGTTGACTTCCTCCAGTATCGTTGTTTATAAAGTTTTC caAGACAAGTTAGAAAAGCTCGAGGCTTTTCCGATTCGAGACACCTTTAAACTGCACATCGTCAACTTTCACGGAACTACTTTACTATTCGCTCAGAAGTCGCAGAGCGTAACTGTGCATTATTTTCTTCTGCACGATGGAAAATTCTCTATCAAGGAGATCTACCAACTCGATGTTAAAGGTCTTAAAGATTTGTCGATTTGGCGTAAAGAAGATGAATTGTTCTTAG CTGCATCGACTCTCGCTCACATCTTCATTTACACTTGGCAGACCGATCACTTCGATCTCGAGCAAATCCTGCCGCACAACTCCAAGTTTTCGAAAGCTTTCCACCTCACTAGCGACAGTGACCTACTGGTTGCAAGCTCGGATTCTCCCCAAAAAGCCACAAAGATTTTCTCTTACGATTCTCGAATCCGTCAGTTCGTCGCTGTCCAGACGATCCATCAATCCTTCGACGACGTCGCGCTTTTGCACCTTCGACACTCGAAGACGAGCGAAAGCTTTTTGGCCCTGAGCGGAAACGAATCGACGATTGTATACAAGAGATCTGCGGATGATGTTCTGGAAGGTTTCTTGCCTTTTCAAGAGATCGGTTCGGCGGATCGGGTCATAGCGATtggaaataataatacattgcTGTTGGTGCTGCTGAAAGATGACGTTGTTGATGTTTATCAGTACGACGGCTGGAGGTTCATCAGATTGGATTCTCAGATTGTGGGGGTCGAGAATGTGAAGGTTGTGGCTGTTGAAGGAGAGGAGGGGATCCTTGTCAAGAGGGCTGATGGAAGCTCGAGTTTGAATCG GATAAATTGGATGAAAGTGAACCAGCCGGTAAATTTCAATGATGCGATCCACAAGTGGTGTTTGGCTGCTAAAGAGAAAGCAAAACACATTTCGAAACTTCCAGTTTCAGAGGCTAAAGCTCCTATTCGCATGACGAAGGGGCAATTGCAAAGGGTTAAAGTTCAACAC GTGAACGACATGGgcattgaaaaattacgaaactTAACGGAGCGATACGATCAGTTACTTTTGCGCCTATCGGTTATAAACGAATCCTTGAGTCAGACAATGTCGCCGGAGATTCGCCGCTTCGATACACTCAGAGCTCAAACAATTCGAGCTAATTGCACGAACCGGTGCAGTGCAAATCGCTTGGTGACCGAGCTGAGCTGTGACATCTTTTCGAATCTTCCCAGAGTAGACGATAAAACGCAGAACCTCACGCTGGAGCACGTAAAAGTCGATACACTGGATGGATTCCCCTGTCCAGTGGCTGCTATCGAATTGAAAGAGGTGAACGTCAAGGGACTACTGAATGGAGCGGATTTTAACGAGATGCAGAAAAATGCTCTGAGAACTTCTGGAGACCAAGTTATCAGTG CCGAACATGTATTCGCCAACCTCCACGTCGACTCGATCTTAGCACCGAACCTCGAACCGGCCTCGACTCACACTAGTCAGAATATTCGCACCACGTCCATTCACGCGAAGGAGCTCAATTTGACAGACGGTGGACTGCTTCTTCCTCTGGACGGCGAACCAGTTATGATGCCCGGAACTCTAACTGCCTCCAAAGTCAGATTCAACGGGCTTATCGATCAGCATGGAGGGATAAGAGGTCGCAGCATCAAACGCGTCTCACCGATAGCTGATTTCCCGGAATTCCGCGAACTCAACGGTGACTATCATTTGAATAACGTCCAGATCACTGGATTATTGTCAGCTAGTGATGTGGCTAGGACGAAAGGTGGCACGGAGAAGACGCTCGGAGAGATTGTTAAAAGGGTCGTGAGGCTCGACGAGGATGTGCCGGTGCGACTGGCGCTGAGAAGCAATACTACG cTGTGGAAGAACGTAACTGTGCAAAATTTGCCTAATTGGCTAACAAGGAAGAATTCCGAGATGGTCAGAGTCACTGGGGAGAAGATCGCTTTTCAGAAGGTGACGCTGCCGGATTCGTTATACGAAAATCTTCCCGTACCAAG GATACAAACGCCAATGTGCAGTGTAGGGGCGGTGACGTCGGACATAAAAACATCGACGATAAGAGTCGGACAGGCGACGGCAAAAGTAGTCGAGAGTCAAAATGTGATCGGCGCAAGGGACTTGGATAACGCGATGAGAGACGCGGTGACTTCTCTAAACGAACTAGATTTGTCTCGAAAGAACTTCACTGGAACTGTAACcgtgaaaaatttgaatatctCTCATTTCGAGAGCAGTCCTTTTTACA gttttcaaaaatcgaaattcAGTTGGTACCAACCGAATGTAATAAAGGGACCAGTTAGTGCAAATAATTTGAAAGTAAGTTCGCTTACTACCAAAAGTGGCATTAGGATTCCCTCTCCCACTGAAATTCGAAATATGATCGTTGAAGGAGATCTGCAAGTGGAAACTATCAATGGAATTAGGTTGGATGaacttttacaaaatatcGTTAAATTAACCGATAAAGTGTCTTTGAAGAAAGTTACGTTTG AAGGAACTCTTGAAGTGGACCAAGTCGAGGCTAAAAACGTAAATTTTGATTTGCAAAGTTTCGAAAATGGTGCATCCTTgggaaataaaattatttctggAGACTTGGAAATTGAAGGTGATCTCTGGATTCCAAACTTGCTGTCTTATCCTACATTAGATGAAATTGAATCATACGTTGTTGAAG GATCCGTCAAGTTCAAAAAGGAACCAGACGTTGTTAACTTTAATGGCAAAAATTTGCATCAACTCATATCGGAAATTTGGATGAACAATCGTCCAACGACTTTGACAGGAAGTTTCGAATTTGAAAAAGTCACTCTATCCCAGTCTCTTGATTCCTAT AAATCACTGCAGACACCGCAGTTCGGATCATGGGAATCCTTTGAAAGTCGTATGTTGAGCAAAACCAAACTGCAAGAAATTAAAGTTCCAGTTTATCTCAGAACTGCGACAATTCCTAACATAATAACGACAGAAAACTCTACTTTACGCTCATCAGATCAGTATCTTAACGATTTGCTCTACAATACTTTAAAAAAGAGTGGGAATCAAACTATAAAAGAGAAATGGCATTTTGGTAAACTAATCGTTGAAG ATAATCTCACGTTGCTTGgaaagataaataatttaaatttatcctCCGATGTTGCGAGGCACGACGTTGAAACCAATCGTGTTACcggtaaaaaaattattgacgaATTGACAGTGAGAAATTTAAAGGGCATGAATTTCAGTGAATGGGCAGAAGACGCTTTCATACCATCCAATGATGAGAAGCTTACAGTCATCAAAGGAAGAAAAACGTTTAATTATCTAAATGCCCGCCTAGTACA cGTCAATGGTACGGTAATGGGTAAGAAATTGGAAGAATGTCTATTGAAAACTGGCGATCAAGTTATCACAGCGCCAAAAGTCATAAACGGATCCTTACACGCCCCGTCGCTTATAGTCAACGGACTGATCAATGACATTAATTTAACAGATTTCACGaataatttattgcaaaaacaaaaaccagTGCAGCGAATAAAGTCAAAAGTAGTCTTTAGCGGTAACGTACAAGTAATGGGAGATCTCGATGTCAAGGAAATGTTTCAACAAGTCGAATCCTCGAAAACCAATTTGATAAATGAAACTCTCGTACCTGCAATGGAAAAACTTGCCTATCTCAAACCATTTGCCATCGGAGTTGAACAAACAATGAAGC ggCGAGCAAAGTATTGGGACAAATTCGAATATGTTAATGAGAATGTTACATCAACTAATCAAATTTCAAGTCTGGCGCCTAATGTTAATACAAGTTTCTATAGATTAGGCAATTGCATTTTGATGAGTCTTGCTGAAGTGTCGTGCAATGAACAGAATAAGTACTATTTGAAAGTCATCTCAAACTCATCAGGAGTTTTAGTAAACCAATTACTATCGGTTGACGGTGTTCCTCTGGTCGTTCAAGTCAGCTCTGGTCCACGAAGTAGAATAACAATTTATATGTACGACTACATAACAAATTCATTCAATATAGCGACGAGTAAGTTTAAAGCG GTATACGCGCTCCAGGAATAA
- the LOC103315583 gene encoding RWD domain-containing protein 2A, whose translation MSIMTDAKENLMTQIFELEALQSVYPKELSISDHGNLADINDFIAGNRKEIPQRLEYEIEISTPKGIVELLVNLPLDYPFANPEIYCRSSVLDRNEQMNLNKALVSFYESLEKGEPIIYSIISWIQDNAETYLENSSLNDKNKTESKETIEKKTCIDFGRYWIYSHHIYSKVKRKNIVDLARDCSLTGFSFVGKPGIICIEGAFDDCEYYWQQIKAMNWHRILVKFIEKDFDPTDDLNIYRKFSDFQEICFPVSERHNDMGQLLKYLAEHELEHAFKELFGIEAKSTPLTD comes from the exons ATGTCCATAATGACAGACGCAAAGGAAAATTTAATGACACAAATTTTCGAACTGGAGGCATTACAATCAGTTTATCCAAAGGAATTGTCAATATCTGATCATGGAAACTTGGCAGACATCAATGATTTCATTGCCGGAAATAGAAAGGAGATACCGCAAAGACTGGAGTATGAGATTGAAATTTCAACTCCTAAG GGAATAGTCGAACTTCTAGTAAACTTGCCATTGGATTATCCCTTTGCCAATCCAGAAATTTACTGCAGAAGCTCAGTTCTCGATCGAAATGAACAAATGAATCTGAACAAGGCCCTTGTgtctttttatgaatctttagAAAAAGGTGAACCAATCATTTATTCTATAATCTCCTGGATTCAAGACAATGCTGAAACATATTTAGAAAACTCAAGCCTCAATGACAAGAATAAAACTGAATCAAAGGAGACTATCGAAAAGAAAACCTGCATTGATTTTGGAAGATACTGGATTTACAGTCATCACATCTACAGTAaagttaaaagaaaaaacattgTAGATTTAGCAAGAGACTGTTCTTTGACTGGCTTTAGTTTCGTTGGAAAACCAGGAATTATTTGCATTGAAGGTGCATTTGACGACTGTGAATATTACTGGCAACAGATAAAAGCTATGAATTGGCATCGTATTCTTGTCAAGTTTATAGAAAAAGATTTTGATCCCACTGatgatttgaatatttatagAAAGTTTTCAGACTTCCAGGAAATATGCTTTCCTGTTTCTGAACGACACAATGATATGGGTCAACTGTTAAAGTACTTGGCAGAGCATGAACTAGAACATGCATTTAAAGAACTTTTTGGCATAGAGGCCAAATCAACTCCATTAACTGattga
- the LOC100116985 gene encoding anaphase-promoting complex subunit 10: MSSKANASGASDPVQEELAGRVREVGNHAIWSLSSCKPGFGVDQLRDDITETYWQSDGQLPHLVNIQFRRKTTIRDICIYTDYKLDESYTPSRISIRAGTNFNDLQEVEVMDLSEPSGWVVIPIRDDNDRPIRTFMIQIAVISNHQNGRDTHMRQIKVHSPAEDILGPHSQLVPGRFLTNEFQRYATIR, from the exons ATGAGCAGTAAAGCAAATGCATCAG GAGCTTCTGACCCAGTTCAAGAAGAATTAGCAGGTAGAGTTCGCGAAGTAGGAAATCATGCAATCTGGAGTTTGTCAAGTTGTAAGCCAGGTTTTGGAGTTGATCAACTCAGAGACGATATTACAGAAACTTACTGGCAGTCCGATGGACAATTACCACATCTTGTCAATATTCAATTTCGCCGCAAAACAACCATTCGGGACATTTGCATCTATACGGATTACAAGCTAGATGAGAGTTATACACCAAGCAG GATAAGCATAAGAGCTGGAACAAATTTCAATGACCTACAAGAAGTCGAAGTTATGGATCTTAGTGAACCAAGTGGGTGGGTGGTGATACCTATAAGAGATGACAATGATCGTCCCATTAGAACTTTTATGATTCAGATTGCTGTCATAAGCAATCATCAAAATGGACGAGACACCCATATGAGGCAAATAAAAGTTCATAGTCCAGCAGAGGATATTCTTGGGCCACATTCTCAATTAGTGCCAGGACGTTTTCTTACAAATGAATTTCAAAGATATGCTACCATTAGatag